One Rhododendron vialii isolate Sample 1 chromosome 2a, ASM3025357v1 genomic region harbors:
- the LOC131317162 gene encoding uncharacterized protein LOC131317162, translated as MAAALNKFISRSSDKCHVFFQTLKKQSRRSFKWTEDCDAALTELKSYLCSAPLLVKPKAFETLHLYLAVSPHAVSSALIRREGLEDQPIYFSSQTLLPAQTRYLPLEKLLLALVTAAQKLLPCFQEHPIVVLTEFPLKNLLRKADLSSRVSQWAVELANFDIHFAPRTAIKAQVLADFIAEFTPGSPDEEALVKPNFGMLEQQEARKTWDLFSGDVWKLHVDRASNSNSAGAGVVLLMVNQVTGDFEARDPRMIKYQASALELIRGFRGFHIEQTNRENNAHADALASLASANKASEYRHISLGEIHQPSFEVSEEVLSISISNSWMDEIVSFLKNDTLPSDKKEAHRVRSKAAHYWISENGQLYRKSFTGPYLRVVHPSEVPTILTELHSESCGCHSGGRSLCQGALSQGYFWKGIKKDCEEGNGQAEATNKTVCTGIKRRLDSKRGKWAEELPRVLWAYRSTPRRSTGQTPFAMAFGMEAVIPLESRFPTLRTETFDPQTNNDAVATELILAEEK; from the exons ATGGCAGCGGCCCTCAACAAGTTTATTAGCCGCTCATCAGATAAATGCCACGTTTTCTTCCAAACCCTAAAGAAGCAAAGCCGACGAAGTTTTAAGTGGACGGAAGATTGCGACGCAGCCCTAACCGAGCTGAAATCTTATCTTTGTTCGGCCCCACTTCTCGTCAAACCAAAAGCTTTTGaaactctccatctctacttAGCTGTCTCTCCACATGCTGTGAGCTCGGCACTTATCCGACGGGAAGGCCTTGAAGACCAACCAATTTACTTTTCTAGCCAAACCTTACTCCCAGCACAAACCAGATATCTGCCACTGGAAaagcttcttctagcattggttaCAGCTGCTCAAAAATTACTCCCTTGTTTTCAGGAGCACCCTATCGTAGTCCTCACAGAGTTTCCACTAAAAAACCTCCTAAGGAAGGCCGACCTATCTAGCCGAGTATCTCAGTGGGCGgtcgaattagcaaattttgatatccatTTTGCGCCTCGAACAGCAATCAAGGCCCAAGTACTGGCAGACTTTATTGCTGAATTCACCCCTGGAAGCCCGGACGAAGAAGCATTGGTTAAACCTAATTTTGGAATGCTGGAACAACAAGAAGCTCGAAAAACATGGGACTTATTCAGTGGAGACGTTTGGAAGCTACACGTTGATAGGGCATCCAACAGTAACAGTGCGGGTGCTGGGGTTGTCCTT CTGATGGTTAACCAAGTAACAGGGGATTttgaagctcgggacccaagGATGATAAAGTATCAGGCTTCGGCTCTTGAGCTAATACGAGGATTCAGGGGATTCCACATTGAACAGACcaacagagagaacaacgctCATGCCGATGCTCTGGCAAGTTTAGCCTCGGCAAATAAAGCATCTGAATACAGACACATTAGCCTCGGTGAGATCCACCAGCCAAGCTTTGAAGTCTCAGAAGAAGTTCTAAGCATCTCCATCAGTAAtagctggatggatgagataGTCTCGTTCCTCAAGAATGATACGCTAccatctgacaaaaaggaggcccatcGTGTACGCAGCAAAGCAGCCCACTATTGGATCTCTGAGAAcggccaactctacaggaaaaGCTTCACAGGGCCATATCTTCGAGTCGTTCATCCATCCGAGGTCCCAACAATATTGACTGAGCTTCACTCTGAAagctgcggttgtcactccggcgGGCGTTCCCTCTGTCAAGGAGCTCTAAGTCAAggatacttttggaaaggaataaagaaggattgtgaagaa GGCAACGGTCAGGCCGAAGCAACAAACAAGACAGTGTGCACTGGCATTAAGCGTCGGCTAGACTCCaaacgaggaaaatgggctgaagaacTGCCTCGGGTTCTCTGGGCCTATCGCTCCACTCCAAGACGCTCCActggccaaactccctttgcaatggccttcggcatggaggctgtcATTCCACTTGAATCCAGGTTCCCAACCCTGCGCACTGAAACTTTTGATCCACAAACCAACAATGATGCAGTAGCTACCGAGCTTATTTTAGCCGAAGAAAAGTGA
- the LOC131317163 gene encoding uncharacterized protein LOC131317163, translated as MKTLEHPWSITFTEQDLQRIQTPHSDALVVTVQISTHSVKRVLVDQGSSMEVMYLSLFKELRIPESCLLPAEVPSIGFSGTPVWPIGRITLPVVTGSVVSNLEFVVVDAPSPYNVILGRNWLHSIKAVASTYHQVVRYIGAHGKQEDLLGDQLQARQCYVSAVGKTSSSKRVHWVEVPDKPILEDVGSLPEENPLKTLSNSHSTRMHHDIS; from the coding sequence ATGAAGACGCTTGAGCATCCCTGGTCAATTACTTTCACCGAGCAAGATCTTCAACgaatccaaacaccccatagcgACGCTTTGGTGGTCACGGTGCAAATCTCAACTCACTCCGTCAAAAGGGTGCTTGTAGACCAAGGAAGCTCGATGGAAGTAATGTACTTATCCCTCTTCAAGGAACTCAGAATCCCAGAATCATGCCTTCTCCCAGCAGAAGTTCCCTCAATTGGATTCAGTGGAACTCCTGTTTGGCCTATCGGTAGGATCACCCTCCCCGTTGTTACTGGCTCGGTTGTTTCTAATCTAGAGTTCGTCGTCGTGGACGCCCCGAGTCCATACAACGTAATCCTCGGCCGAAATTGGCTCCATTCAATAAAAGCCGTCGCgtcaacctaccaccaggtggtcAGATACATCGGCGCTCATGGCAAACAAGAAGATCTGTTGGGAGACCAATTACAGGCCAGACAATGTTATGTCTCGGCCGTCGGAAAGACATCAAGCTCCAAACgagtacattgggttgaagtcccgGACAAACCGATTCTCGAAgacgtcggatctcttcctgaagaAAATCCATTGAAGACCTTATCAAATTCCCACTCAACGAGGATGCATCACGATATTTCATGA
- the LOC131317164 gene encoding uncharacterized protein LOC131317164 — MRKRPGETLRKYAERYWQLFNEIPGVDQYWAARNFKNGLETGSKILDELAIRAPHGMNELMRTVEQFCSYEEFLAERELQGGQNSTAPQSLHIPTPQIAPPKPVVAVQPKKQVNTVKMADKKGPKAHDYIAETTVFKEPIYFLLCTLEREPFFVWPNPPKLNTEEGNNNGRKRCSYHNELGHYTTACTPYKALLENLAAQGLNLAAQGLLDDHIDWTKTPRRQPNASGQIPFPVRSG, encoded by the coding sequence ATGAGGAAGAGGCCCGGCGAAACGCTTCGGAAGTATGCCGAGCGTTACTGGCAATTGTTTAACGAGATACCCGGTGTTGATCAATACTGGGCAGCAAGGAACTTCAAAAATGGATTGGAAACAGGAAGCAAGATTTTAGATGAGCTGGCAATACGGGCACCTCATGGAATGAACGAGCTAATGAGGACGGTTGAACAGTTCTgttcctacgaagagttcctcgcCGAACGAGAACTCCAAGGAGGACAAAACTCAACTGCACCTCAAAGCCTTCATATCCCCACGCCCCAAATCGCACCACCAAAGCCTGTGGTCGCGGTCCAGCCaaagaagcaggtcaacacagtcaagATGGCGGACAAAAAGGGTCCGAAAGCTCATGACTATATAGCTGAAACCACCGTTTTTaaagagccaatttatttcctcctctgTACGTTAGAGAGGGAACCGTTCTTTGTATGGCCGAACCCTCCCAAGTTGAACACAGAAGAAGGCAACAATAATGGTCGAAAGAGATGCTCGTACCACAACGAACTTGGGCATTACACTACGGCTTGCACTCCATATaaagcacttttggaaaatttagCGGCACAAGGACTAAATTTAGCGGCACAGGGACTTCTCGATGATCATATTGACTGGACAAAAACGCCGAGGAGACAACCGAACGCCAGTGGACAAATCCCATTCCCCGTCCGATCGGGGTAA
- the LOC131317165 gene encoding cell wall / vacuolar inhibitor of fructosidase 2-like, translated as MAYFLPSPRLYNFFFLLLFFCCCFFTLLINPTSSHPTQPTSELVESVCNTTTIYEFCVDALYSNPRTPTIHDPYSLAYISFTLAIVNATDARLNMQILLKSNSSRSLYSKPLRRCVQLYGEAAETLGRALNDMNSDDYYDLAPYAADCTRKADNCQAAFGGRATDSRLSRMNRDFRGLAEICIVVSNICYPG; from the coding sequence ATGGCTTATTTTCTCCCTTCTCCCCGCCTCTacaacttcttcttcctcctcttgtTCTTCTGCTGCTGTTTTTTCACCCTACTTATAAATCCCACGTCCTCTCATCCAACACAACCGACATCCGAGCTCGTCGAGAGCGTCTgcaacaccaccaccatctaCGAATTCTGCGTGGACGCTCTCTACTCCAACCCGCGAACGCCGACAATCCACGACCCCTACAGTCTCGCCTACATCTCATTCACCTTGGCTATCGTCAATGCCACCGACGCGAGACTCAACATGCAAATATTGTTGAAAAGCAACAGCAGCCGCAGCTTGTACTCGAAGCCCTTGAGGAGATGCGTGCAGCTGTACGGGGAAGCCGCAGAGACTCTGGGAAGAGCCTTGAATGACATGAACTCGGATGATTACTACGACCTGGCCCCGTACGCTGCCGACTGTACTCGGAAGGCTGACAACTGCCAAGCCGCCTTCGGGGGCAGAGCCACTGACTCCCGTTTGTCTCGGATGAATCGAGACTTTCGGGGGCTCGCCGAGATCTGTATCGTCGTCTCCAATATTTGTTATCCTGGCTGA
- the LOC131316914 gene encoding glucose-1-phosphate adenylyltransferase small subunit, chloroplastic/amyloplastic-like isoform X1, with amino-acid sequence MATTAMYSTSRCKFVSSHSNNGKTKFCLSSNASELFGKRIGLDAKRCPKKSNGRRVGRNPLVVSAVSDSSSSQTCLEPDASRSVLGVILGGGAGTRLYPLTKKRAKPAVPLGANYRLIDIPVSNCLNSNVSKIYVLTQFNSASLNRHLSRAYASNMGGYNDEGFVEVLAAQQSPENPNWFQGTADAVRQYLWLLEEHNVLEFLILAGDHLYRMDYEKFILAHRETDADITVAALPMDEKRATAFGLMKIDDEGRIVEFAEKPQGEQLKAMKVDTTILGLDDVRAKEMPYIASMGIYVFSKDVMLDLLREKFPGANDFGSEVIPGATALGLRVQAYLYDGYWEDIGTIEAFYHANLGITKKPVPDFSFYDRSSPIYTQPRYLPPSKMLDADVTDSVIGEGCVIKNCKIHHSVVGLRSCISEGAIIEDTLLMGADYYETDADKILLLAKGSFPIGIGKNSHIKKAIIDKNARIGDNVKIINSDNVQEAARETDGYFIKSGIVTVIKDALIPSGTII; translated from the exons ATGGCGACTACGGCCATGTATTCAACCTCGCGTTGCAAATTCGTCTCCAGCCACAGCAACAACGGGAAGACGAAGTTCTGTTTATCAAGCAATGCTTCTGAGCTTTTCGGGAAAAGAATTGGGTTGGATGCCAAGAGATGCCCCAAGAAAAGCAATGGAAGAAGAGTTGGTCGTAATCCTCTTGTGGTTTCTGCTGTATCCGACTCTAGCTCTTCTCAAACATGTCTCGAACCCGATGCTAGccgt AGTGTTCTTGGGGTCATTCTAGGGGGTGGAGCTGGGACGCGACTCTATCCCCTCACCAAGAAACGAGCGAAACCTGCTGTTCCTCTGGGAGCAAATTACCGGCTGATTGACATACCCGTGAGCAATTGCTTAAATAGTAACGTATCGAAGATCTATGTCCTCACACAGTTCAATTCTGCATCTCTTAACCGCCACCTGTCGCGGGCATATGCTAGTAACATGGGTGGATATAATGATGAAGGCTTTGTCGAAGTTCTTGCTGCTCAGCAGAGTCCAGAAAACCCGAACTGGTTCCAG GGTACAGCTGATGCTGTCAGACAGTATCTGTGGCTATTGGAAGAACATAATGTTTTGGAGTTTCTGATTCTTGCCGGAGACCATTTATATCGCATGGATTATGAGAAATTCATCCTAGCACACAGAGAAACCGATGCAGATATAACAGTAGCTGCACTGCCAATGGATGAGAAACGTGCCACTGCTTTTGGTCTTATGAAGATTGACGACGAAGGGCGAATTGTTGAATTTGCAGAGAAGCCCCAAGGCGAGCAATTGAAAGCAATGAAG GTTGATACTACCATTTTAGGCCTTGATGATGTGAGGGCCAAGGAGATGCCATATATTGCAAGTATGGGTATTTATGTTTTCAGTAAAGACGTAATGCTAGACTTACTTCGAGAGAAGTTCCCCGGAGCAAATGATTTTGGAAGTGAAGTTATTCCAGGTGCAACTGCGCTTGGATTGAGG GTGCAAGCCTACCTGTATGATGGTTACTGGGAAGATATCGGTACGATTGAAGCTTTCTATCATGCAAATTTGGGGATCACTAAAAAGCCAGTACCAGATTTCAG TTTCTACGATCGTTCTTCTCCAATCTATACTCAACCTCGATATTTGCCGCCTTCCAAGATGCTCGATGCTGATGTCACAGACAGTGTCATTGGTGAGGGTTGTGTAATCAAG AACTGCAAGATTCACCATTCTGTTGTTGGCCTCCGGTCTTGCATCTCTGAGGGTGCAATCATTGAAGACACTTTGCTAATGGGAGCTGATTATTACGAG ACGGATGCAGACAAAATTCTTTTACTAGCTAAAGGTAGTTTTCCGATTGGCATTGGGAAGAACTCCCACATCAAGAAAGCGATAATTGACAAGAACGCTCGCATTGGAGACAACGTGAAG ATAATTAACAGCGATAATGTACAAGAAGCGGCTAGAGAAACAGATGGTTACTTCATCAAGAGCGGCATTGTCACTGTAATCAAGGATGCTTTGATCCCCAGTGGtaccatcatttga
- the LOC131316914 gene encoding glucose-1-phosphate adenylyltransferase small subunit, chloroplastic/amyloplastic-like isoform X2 — protein MATTAMYSTSRCKFVSSHSNNGKTKFCLSSNASELFGKRIGLDAKRCPKKSNGRRVGRNPLVVSAVSDSSSSQTCLEPDASRSVLGVILGGGAGTRLYPLTKKRAKPAVPLGANYRLIDIPVSNCLNSNVSKIYVLTQFNSASLNRHLSRAYASNMGGYNDEGFVEVLAAQQSPENPNWFQGTADAVRQYLWLLEEHNVLEFLILAGDHLYRMDYEKFILAHRETDADITVAALPMDEKRATAFGLMKIDDEGRIVEFAEKPQGEQLKAMKVDTTILGLDDVRAKEMPYIASMGIYVFSKDVMLDLLREKFPGANDFGSEVIPGATALGLRVQAYLYDGYWEDIGTIEAFYHANLGITKKPVPDFSFYDRSSPIYTQPRYLPPSKMLDADVTDSVIGEGCVIKNCKIHHSVVGLRSCISEGAIIEDTLLMGADYYEIINSDNVQEAARETDGYFIKSGIVTVIKDALIPSGTII, from the exons ATGGCGACTACGGCCATGTATTCAACCTCGCGTTGCAAATTCGTCTCCAGCCACAGCAACAACGGGAAGACGAAGTTCTGTTTATCAAGCAATGCTTCTGAGCTTTTCGGGAAAAGAATTGGGTTGGATGCCAAGAGATGCCCCAAGAAAAGCAATGGAAGAAGAGTTGGTCGTAATCCTCTTGTGGTTTCTGCTGTATCCGACTCTAGCTCTTCTCAAACATGTCTCGAACCCGATGCTAGccgt AGTGTTCTTGGGGTCATTCTAGGGGGTGGAGCTGGGACGCGACTCTATCCCCTCACCAAGAAACGAGCGAAACCTGCTGTTCCTCTGGGAGCAAATTACCGGCTGATTGACATACCCGTGAGCAATTGCTTAAATAGTAACGTATCGAAGATCTATGTCCTCACACAGTTCAATTCTGCATCTCTTAACCGCCACCTGTCGCGGGCATATGCTAGTAACATGGGTGGATATAATGATGAAGGCTTTGTCGAAGTTCTTGCTGCTCAGCAGAGTCCAGAAAACCCGAACTGGTTCCAG GGTACAGCTGATGCTGTCAGACAGTATCTGTGGCTATTGGAAGAACATAATGTTTTGGAGTTTCTGATTCTTGCCGGAGACCATTTATATCGCATGGATTATGAGAAATTCATCCTAGCACACAGAGAAACCGATGCAGATATAACAGTAGCTGCACTGCCAATGGATGAGAAACGTGCCACTGCTTTTGGTCTTATGAAGATTGACGACGAAGGGCGAATTGTTGAATTTGCAGAGAAGCCCCAAGGCGAGCAATTGAAAGCAATGAAG GTTGATACTACCATTTTAGGCCTTGATGATGTGAGGGCCAAGGAGATGCCATATATTGCAAGTATGGGTATTTATGTTTTCAGTAAAGACGTAATGCTAGACTTACTTCGAGAGAAGTTCCCCGGAGCAAATGATTTTGGAAGTGAAGTTATTCCAGGTGCAACTGCGCTTGGATTGAGG GTGCAAGCCTACCTGTATGATGGTTACTGGGAAGATATCGGTACGATTGAAGCTTTCTATCATGCAAATTTGGGGATCACTAAAAAGCCAGTACCAGATTTCAG TTTCTACGATCGTTCTTCTCCAATCTATACTCAACCTCGATATTTGCCGCCTTCCAAGATGCTCGATGCTGATGTCACAGACAGTGTCATTGGTGAGGGTTGTGTAATCAAG AACTGCAAGATTCACCATTCTGTTGTTGGCCTCCGGTCTTGCATCTCTGAGGGTGCAATCATTGAAGACACTTTGCTAATGGGAGCTGATTATTACGAG ATAATTAACAGCGATAATGTACAAGAAGCGGCTAGAGAAACAGATGGTTACTTCATCAAGAGCGGCATTGTCACTGTAATCAAGGATGCTTTGATCCCCAGTGGtaccatcatttga